A single window of Candidatus Stygibacter australis DNA harbors:
- a CDS encoding AAA family ATPase translates to MISKIIVENFKGFERIELDLDKSVLFIGPNNSGKTTALQAFALWDIGLKNWLIKKGNKNPTQQKSGIAINRKDLINLPVPQSKLLWNDLHVRMQNNTGKQITSNIMINILVEGNTNDKYWQVGLEFDYFNEESLYCRPLRKSNQKNFVRYSIDNSITYPIFAYLPPMSGLTINEFQKQPGEINYLIGQGQTAQVLRNLCYNLFTNKTEKWYKLKKHVKELFGIDILEPTCNNITNELELQYDDKSKIRLDISCAGRGVQQVLLLLSYIYFNPGSILLLDEPDAHLEVLKQREIYNLLLDIALENKSQIIAASHSEVLLNEAAQSSQVIAFLGKPHVINNKSQVAKSLTTIGWENYYQAEQKGWILYLENNTDLKILQAFAQKLDHPALVYLRNPFVKYVETNIPQKARNHFYAIKEAKDNLNGIAVFDHLEKQLNSEGVLVERMWAQNEIENYITFLEPLREFIKSQFTIQTDSSQLDFMNKINIDRPLQVLDETIKEISSALKILGEDNGDLWGSKIKASEKVLDKIFKNFSQKMNIPLILRKSDYYLLVKFLPLELIDKEIIQILDIINEVAIKSQS, encoded by the coding sequence ATGATAAGCAAAATCATTGTAGAGAATTTTAAAGGATTTGAGAGAATTGAATTAGATTTAGATAAATCAGTCCTTTTCATAGGACCAAATAATTCTGGTAAAACAACAGCCTTACAAGCCTTTGCCCTTTGGGATATTGGTTTAAAAAACTGGTTAATTAAAAAAGGAAATAAAAATCCAACCCAGCAAAAATCAGGCATTGCCATCAATCGCAAAGACTTAATTAATCTGCCAGTTCCTCAGTCAAAACTTTTATGGAATGACCTGCATGTGAGAATGCAGAATAACACTGGTAAACAAATTACAAGTAATATCATGATCAATATATTAGTAGAAGGAAACACAAATGATAAATACTGGCAGGTGGGACTGGAATTTGATTACTTCAATGAAGAATCACTTTATTGCCGCCCGTTGAGGAAAAGCAATCAAAAGAATTTTGTACGCTATTCAATAGATAATTCTATTACCTATCCGATTTTTGCCTACTTACCTCCTATGTCTGGATTAACTATCAATGAATTTCAGAAACAACCAGGAGAGATTAACTATTTAATTGGTCAAGGTCAAACAGCTCAAGTACTTAGAAATCTCTGTTATAATTTATTCACTAACAAAACTGAGAAATGGTATAAGCTAAAAAAACATGTCAAAGAACTATTTGGCATAGATATTTTAGAGCCTACCTGCAATAATATTACTAATGAATTAGAATTGCAATATGATGATAAATCCAAGATCAGACTTGATATTTCTTGTGCAGGAAGAGGAGTGCAGCAAGTGCTATTGTTGCTCTCATATATTTATTTTAATCCGGGAAGCATATTATTACTTGATGAGCCTGATGCCCACCTTGAAGTCCTCAAACAACGAGAAATTTATAATTTACTGCTTGATATCGCTTTGGAAAATAAGTCGCAAATTATTGCTGCCAGTCACTCGGAGGTCTTACTGAATGAAGCTGCTCAATCTTCACAGGTAATCGCTTTCCTGGGCAAACCACATGTAATTAATAATAAGTCACAGGTGGCAAAATCACTAACGACAATTGGCTGGGAAAATTATTACCAGGCAGAACAAAAAGGTTGGATATTATACCTTGAGAATAATACAGACCTCAAAATTTTGCAGGCATTTGCCCAGAAATTAGATCATCCTGCTTTGGTCTATTTAAGAAATCCTTTTGTGAAATATGTAGAAACGAATATTCCTCAAAAAGCCAGAAATCATTTTTATGCTATTAAAGAAGCTAAAGATAATCTTAATGGTATTGCTGTTTTTGACCATCTGGAAAAGCAGTTGAATAGTGAAGGAGTCTTAGTTGAACGCATGTGGGCACAAAATGAAATTGAAAATTATATAACATTTCTGGAACCACTTCGAGAGTTCATTAAATCACAATTTACCATCCAGACAGACAGTTCTCAATTAGATTTTATGAATAAAATCAATATAGATAGACCGTTGCAAGTTCTTGATGAAACTATTAAAGAAATATCGTCAGCTTTGAAAATTTTAGGTGAAGATAACGGTGATCTTTGGGGTTCAAAGATAAAAGCTTCAGAGAAAGTCCTGGATAAAATATTTAAAAATTTCTCTCAGAAAATGAATATCCCCTTAATTCTCAGGAAAAGCGATTATTATCTGCTTGTGAAATTTCTTCCTCTGGAATTGATAGATAAAGAAATCATTCAAATACTGGATATCATTAATGAAGTAGCAATCAAATCACAAAGTTGA
- a CDS encoding low specificity L-threonine aldolase — translation MKIPKSFASDNNSGVHPAVMRALHEVNQGHYVGYGDDPYTQEAVDKFKLLLGDDIEVFFMYNGTGANTVLLNTVTRSYHSIICPESAHINVDECGAPSAITGCKMEFISTPDGKLTPELIKTMMHGIGFEHHSQPKVVSITQSTELGTLYSLQELKILADFCHANNLLLHLDGARIANAAVALNCTIRQMTTETGIDLMSFGGTKNGMMFGEAAVFFRPELAVDFKYFRKQGMQLHSKMRYISAQFSALLTDDLWYDNALHSNNMAKKLYNELLKVKGITITRPCEVNSVFAILPAELIPRLQEIYFFYVWDEDTHEVRFMTTFDTTEEDIDHFIKALKQELKN, via the coding sequence ATGAAAATACCAAAATCATTTGCCAGTGACAATAATTCTGGCGTACATCCCGCCGTGATGAGAGCTCTTCACGAAGTCAATCAGGGACATTATGTTGGCTATGGTGATGACCCCTACACTCAGGAAGCTGTCGATAAATTCAAACTACTACTGGGTGATGATATCGAAGTCTTTTTTATGTATAACGGCACTGGTGCTAATACCGTGCTGCTTAATACTGTAACCCGCAGTTATCATTCCATTATCTGCCCGGAATCTGCCCATATCAACGTGGATGAATGCGGTGCTCCCAGTGCAATAACGGGCTGTAAAATGGAATTTATTTCTACTCCAGATGGGAAATTGACTCCTGAACTTATCAAGACCATGATGCATGGAATTGGTTTTGAACATCATTCCCAGCCTAAAGTGGTTTCTATCACCCAGTCCACGGAATTAGGTACTCTGTACTCACTCCAGGAGCTGAAAATCTTAGCTGATTTCTGCCATGCCAATAACCTGCTTTTGCATCTTGATGGAGCCAGAATTGCCAATGCAGCAGTGGCATTAAACTGCACTATCAGGCAAATGACCACTGAGACAGGTATTGATCTGATGTCCTTTGGCGGAACAAAAAACGGGATGATGTTTGGCGAAGCAGCAGTATTTTTCCGACCAGAACTGGCAGTAGATTTTAAATATTTCCGCAAGCAGGGTATGCAGTTGCATTCCAAGATGCGTTATATCTCAGCCCAGTTTTCTGCCCTGCTTACAGATGATCTCTGGTATGATAATGCCTTACACTCCAATAATATGGCAAAAAAGCTTTATAATGAATTATTAAAAGTGAAAGGTATCACGATTACCCGACCCTGCGAAGTTAATTCCGTGTTTGCCATATTGCCAGCAGAGCTGATCCCTCGCCTGCAAGAAATATATTTCTTCTACGTCTGGGATGAGGACACTCACGAGGTACGTTTCATGACAACCTTTGATACCACTGAAGAAGATATTGATCATTTTATAAAAGCATTAAAACAGGAGCTTAAGAACTGA
- a CDS encoding metallophosphoesterase codes for MKSIIRYFVLIIVLICFNEARSADNFSDGPYIFWEDGLPVAVTIQDSQVFRDTLSADDQGEFLLDWSDGKAEPIVLTKNFEQPATSPPKPDKFLALSDMHGNLDGTIELLLAAGVMDENYNWIYDGCLIMVGDVLDRGEYTTECLWLLYHLYSQTVDNPQNKLIPILGNHETMTIRKRTHEMDGKYGRTCELLDMTYNELYGENTLFGSWIRNWQTILKLDDLLFVHGGISTGFAQKYKDLDKVNTMIWDYYHDSEAIQDTNLDYLFRTNGPFWYRGYFYSEDKWDTASPEIIDGILNEYSLENIIVGHTTFKNIQYAQEGRIIAIDAGLKYQESGQALLYQDNSFFVLAPDGTISKLKP; via the coding sequence ATGAAAAGTATAATAAGATATTTTGTTCTGATAATTGTCCTGATCTGCTTCAATGAAGCAAGGTCAGCAGATAATTTTTCAGATGGACCCTATATATTCTGGGAAGATGGGCTGCCTGTAGCTGTTACTATCCAGGATTCTCAGGTTTTCCGTGACACCTTATCAGCAGATGATCAGGGTGAATTCCTTCTGGACTGGTCAGATGGTAAAGCAGAACCCATAGTTTTAACAAAGAACTTTGAGCAGCCGGCAACCAGCCCGCCAAAACCTGATAAATTCCTGGCTCTCAGTGATATGCACGGCAATCTGGATGGCACAATAGAACTGCTTCTGGCTGCGGGAGTGATGGACGAAAATTATAACTGGATCTATGATGGCTGCCTGATCATGGTGGGAGATGTTTTAGATCGCGGTGAATATACTACGGAATGCCTGTGGCTGCTATATCATCTCTATTCACAAACAGTTGATAATCCTCAAAATAAACTCATCCCTATCCTTGGCAATCATGAGACCATGACCATCAGAAAAAGAACTCATGAAATGGATGGCAAATATGGGCGAACCTGCGAATTGCTGGATATGACCTATAATGAACTTTATGGTGAAAACACCCTGTTTGGCAGTTGGATTCGCAATTGGCAGACTATACTTAAGCTTGATGATCTGCTTTTTGTTCATGGAGGGATTTCTACTGGATTTGCCCAAAAATATAAAGACCTTGATAAGGTGAATACAATGATCTGGGATTATTATCATGACAGTGAAGCAATTCAGGATACGAACCTTGATTATCTATTCCGCACTAACGGACCTTTCTGGTATCGTGGTTATTTTTATTCAGAAGATAAATGGGACACTGCCAGTCCTGAGATCATAGACGGTATCCTGAATGAATACAGCCTGGAAAATATTATCGTAGGGCATACAACTTTTAAGAATATCCAATATGCCCAGGAAGGCAGGATAATTGCAATTGATGCAGGACTTAAATATCAGGAATCTGGTCAGGCACTTTTATACCAGGATAACAGTTTTTTTGTTCTTGCCCCGGATGGCACAATCTCGAAATTAAAACCATAA
- a CDS encoding amidohydrolase has product MLDLIKVRKELHQIPELAYKEIKTQEYILGKLKAYPGLKIHRFKPTGILVDYQGGKGKYLLFRADMDALPISENTDCDFKSLHSGMMHACGHDIHMTILLGLIDQVIKDQPAKNLVFLFQPAEEGQSGAEAVLKDNIWDNYDIAAAFALHVSPDLQVGTISSRAGNFFAATAEFDISIQGISSHIAMPQDGKNALQAGIEVYQSVQQLQHIVKSNERFICDFGLMTAGSVRNAIPAHCLLSGTIRAADRDRIADLKKSLSAICHAVSAAYEVEISTEFLAEYQEVYNSNALLEDLKIAASQTGVNYQQAEMTMAGEDFGFIAGRWGGILFWLGARGKEVYPLHSDRFLPSEKSIDLGIKLFYQVINNKIGT; this is encoded by the coding sequence ATGCTGGATTTAATTAAAGTCAGAAAGGAATTACACCAGATCCCAGAGCTGGCATATAAGGAAATCAAGACTCAAGAATATATTCTGGGAAAACTGAAAGCTTATCCCGGACTGAAAATTCATCGTTTTAAACCTACTGGAATATTAGTTGATTATCAGGGTGGAAAGGGCAAATATCTGCTATTCAGAGCGGATATGGATGCGCTGCCAATCAGCGAAAATACCGACTGCGATTTCAAATCATTGCATTCCGGAATGATGCATGCCTGTGGTCATGATATTCATATGACAATATTACTGGGATTGATAGACCAGGTGATCAAAGATCAGCCGGCAAAAAATCTGGTATTTCTATTTCAACCAGCAGAAGAAGGTCAATCAGGTGCTGAAGCAGTTCTGAAAGATAATATCTGGGATAATTATGATATTGCAGCCGCCTTTGCATTACATGTGAGCCCTGATCTACAAGTGGGAACTATCAGCAGCCGGGCTGGAAATTTCTTTGCTGCCACAGCAGAATTTGATATTTCCATTCAAGGAATATCTTCTCATATTGCCATGCCACAGGATGGAAAAAATGCTTTACAGGCAGGTATAGAAGTGTATCAGTCAGTGCAGCAGTTACAGCATATTGTAAAATCAAATGAGCGCTTTATTTGTGATTTTGGTTTAATGACTGCTGGTTCTGTTCGCAATGCCATACCTGCGCATTGTCTGCTTTCAGGAACTATCAGAGCTGCCGATAGAGACAGGATAGCTGATCTTAAAAAATCTCTAAGTGCTATCTGCCATGCTGTTTCAGCTGCTTATGAAGTAGAGATTTCCACGGAATTCCTGGCAGAATATCAGGAAGTGTATAATTCTAATGCCCTGCTGGAAGACCTCAAAATCGCTGCCAGTCAAACCGGAGTGAACTATCAGCAGGCAGAAATGACGATGGCAGGTGAAGATTTTGGTTTTATTGCTGGTCGTTGGGGAGGTATATTATTCTGGCTGGGTGCCCGGGGAAAGGAAGTATATCCTCTGCACAGTGACAGGTTTTTACCCTCGGAAAAATCTATTGATCTTGGGATAAAATTATTTTATCAAGTAATAAATAACAAAATAGGAACATAA
- a CDS encoding Ig-like domain-containing protein: MKFKWIYLLLLIVFLNSCQNDTTTTSGGYTLTLNSIPDTLFTHTAPNSAEVTAMLINDNYPVSGVEIQFAADTGELAGSAITNNNGIATSIYHANTAQPGTATITASYDDIEAATEITIISSGVTLTLISSAETLFVGSGENTCQITAIYTENDQPVPDAQVFFTTDLGEITAFNVTDENGMATATYLNSNLDTGIVNISATCNGLEAFTNIMLDLDPALQMNISTTADTLFLGSGIDTCQIRAELTRNGAPVAGAPVSFTSDIGSITASDITDNDGIAEATFTYDGSEPAIATCQVAFSSLQDEIVINIVEDAINDLEVWADPNMIFLDSGNYDTDVFASLTDHDGNPISDEVINFEVSSGFIPSSSITNSQGLAEVVYVFSGDEEEIIQITATHQNQSAIGYIYALQPEIVLTAWAEPDTIYQGTSANYADVYAQLTTEFGSPITGVQINFSTTVGSILGYGSTNSQGIANTTFWYNERPDIIADITATYQGLAATTSVTILEDQLEIVALEADPLIIYADNDPETYSTVRARVYDSAGLPVEDAIVTFETNLGYMTLDTAQTNFSGWATNMLHDNGVSGVATIYITCDNDYSQIDVQIIDE, translated from the coding sequence ATGAAGTTCAAATGGATATATCTCTTATTGCTTATAGTTTTTCTCAATAGTTGCCAGAATGATACTACTACCACTTCAGGAGGATATACTCTCACCCTGAATTCGATACCGGATACTTTATTCACACACACGGCTCCTAATTCGGCTGAGGTTACTGCCATGCTGATCAATGATAATTATCCTGTTTCGGGTGTAGAGATCCAATTTGCTGCCGATACGGGTGAATTAGCCGGTTCAGCAATAACAAATAATAATGGAATTGCTACATCAATTTATCATGCAAATACCGCCCAGCCCGGAACTGCCACTATAACTGCCAGTTATGATGATATTGAAGCTGCTACTGAGATCACAATTATCAGCAGTGGTGTTACTCTGACCCTCATCTCATCTGCAGAAACCCTGTTTGTGGGCTCGGGAGAAAATACCTGCCAGATCACGGCAATATATACTGAGAATGATCAACCTGTACCGGATGCTCAAGTTTTCTTTACTACTGACCTGGGGGAGATCACTGCTTTTAACGTAACTGATGAAAATGGCATGGCAACTGCTACATATCTGAACAGCAATCTGGATACCGGTATTGTCAATATTAGTGCCACCTGCAATGGACTTGAAGCATTTACTAATATTATGCTGGATTTGGACCCTGCTTTGCAAATGAACATCTCAACAACAGCAGATACCCTGTTTCTGGGTTCTGGTATTGATACTTGCCAGATCAGAGCTGAATTAACCCGAAATGGCGCCCCTGTAGCCGGAGCTCCAGTCAGTTTCACTTCTGATATTGGAAGTATCACTGCCAGTGATATTACAGATAATGATGGTATTGCAGAAGCCACTTTCACTTATGATGGTTCTGAGCCAGCAATAGCTACTTGTCAGGTTGCTTTTTCCTCCCTGCAGGATGAAATTGTCATCAATATTGTGGAGGATGCCATAAATGACTTGGAAGTCTGGGCTGATCCCAATATGATATTTCTGGATTCTGGTAATTATGACACAGATGTGTTTGCCAGCTTAACCGATCATGATGGAAATCCCATTTCTGATGAAGTCATCAATTTTGAAGTGAGTTCAGGATTTATACCCTCGAGCTCGATCACTAATTCCCAGGGATTAGCAGAAGTAGTATATGTCTTTTCTGGTGATGAGGAAGAAATTATCCAGATCACAGCAACACATCAGAATCAATCAGCGATCGGTTATATTTATGCCCTGCAGCCTGAGATAGTACTTACTGCCTGGGCTGAGCCTGACACTATTTATCAGGGCACAAGTGCCAATTATGCCGATGTCTATGCTCAATTGACCACGGAGTTCGGATCACCGATTACGGGTGTCCAGATCAATTTTTCTACTACTGTAGGCTCTATCCTGGGGTATGGTTCCACAAATAGCCAGGGAATAGCGAACACCACTTTCTGGTACAATGAAAGACCTGATATCATTGCTGATATCACTGCTACTTATCAGGGACTTGCTGCCACCACCAGTGTGACCATACTGGAAGATCAGCTCGAAATTGTTGCTCTGGAAGCTGATCCGCTCATCATCTATGCTGATAACGACCCGGAAACATATTCCACTGTCCGTGCCAGAGTTTATGATAGTGCCGGTTTGCCTGTTGAAGATGCAATTGTCACTTTTGAAACCAATCTCGGCTATATGACTTTAGATACCGCCCAGACCAATTTCTCCGGCTGGGCAACCAATATGCTGCATGATAACGGTGTTTCTGGTGTGGCAACTATATATATAACCTGTGATAATGACTATTCACAAATAGATGTTCAGATTATTGATGAATAA
- a CDS encoding invasin domain 3-containing protein translates to MKYTQIIILACILLIITSCDSRNVEPESFQLTLHANPETIFRDNNETYSIISAIVKDDNDFGISGTEVKFRTNIGSIIGAVSTDSSGVAESTFWDSNDLGVATIEAFVGDVSASTQVTIQELVNNEVASIAFDNAPLNIQVQGTGGQESGVLRAYLHDLNGNIIDTNQGVFFQLLSHPLGALINGQTESDTVSAQNGSAAVIISSGTASGIVSVRASTYTEEGILISAEKSNIIIHSGPPNSVDFSISGDDSGEDMGGGLWVVEVSALLTDSYGNPVDSGTAVFFSLPEDPDFASVQANSYVGNENANGDTLQGTAYTNLIYEGTMTNNFVMVQVDTGEFSDNDSLRLPLQAPHLDITVTPAHIDWDESSPNNPPDDQSTTVRVIVKDGQNNPINNQRVIFSSSLGDPVDMGTDEDNDDFTEITGQQGEAGLVLKDIEFHRYECPAPGPGGPGFATCTITATLLGNVVSGSSVISLFRYEDFNP, encoded by the coding sequence ATGAAATACACCCAAATAATCATATTAGCCTGTATTTTACTCATAATCACTTCATGTGATTCACGAAATGTGGAACCGGAATCTTTTCAATTGACACTTCATGCTAACCCTGAGACCATCTTCAGAGATAATAATGAAACCTATTCCATTATTTCTGCTATCGTTAAAGACGATAATGATTTCGGTATCTCAGGTACTGAAGTGAAATTCCGTACTAATATCGGCAGCATTATCGGTGCAGTCTCAACTGACAGCTCAGGTGTGGCAGAATCAACCTTCTGGGACAGCAATGACCTGGGAGTTGCTACCATCGAAGCTTTTGTAGGGGATGTTTCTGCTTCTACTCAGGTTACTATTCAGGAGCTGGTTAATAATGAAGTTGCTTCCATCGCCTTTGATAATGCCCCGCTGAATATTCAGGTGCAGGGTACTGGTGGTCAGGAAAGCGGTGTTCTGAGAGCTTATCTCCATGACCTTAATGGCAATATTATAGATACTAATCAGGGAGTATTTTTTCAGCTGCTAAGCCATCCTCTTGGTGCTTTGATCAATGGGCAAACAGAATCGGACACTGTATCTGCTCAGAACGGCTCAGCTGCTGTGATCATCTCCAGCGGTACTGCTTCTGGTATTGTGAGTGTGAGAGCTTCTACATACACTGAAGAAGGTATACTGATCAGTGCCGAAAAATCAAATATTATTATCCATTCCGGACCGCCTAATTCAGTTGATTTCTCCATCAGCGGTGATGACAGTGGTGAAGATATGGGTGGCGGACTCTGGGTCGTGGAAGTGAGTGCACTGCTTACTGATAGTTATGGAAATCCCGTAGATTCAGGCACAGCAGTATTTTTCTCTCTGCCGGAAGATCCTGATTTTGCCTCAGTTCAAGCCAATTCATATGTGGGTAATGAAAATGCCAATGGTGATACTCTGCAAGGAACCGCCTACACAAACCTCATCTACGAAGGCACAATGACCAATAACTTTGTGATGGTGCAGGTAGATACCGGTGAATTCAGCGACAATGACTCCCTGCGTTTACCTCTCCAGGCTCCGCATCTGGATATCACTGTTACTCCCGCTCATATTGACTGGGATGAAAGCAGTCCCAATAATCCTCCTGATGATCAGTCAACAACTGTACGGGTAATAGTGAAGGATGGTCAAAATAATCCTATTAATAACCAGAGAGTGATATTCTCATCTTCTTTGGGGGACCCAGTGGATATGGGTACTGATGAAGATAATGATGATTTTACTGAGATAACAGGACAGCAGGGTGAAGCTGGACTCGTGCTCAAAGATATTGAGTTTCACCGTTATGAATGCCCCGCTCCAGGTCCCGGAGGGCCCGGATTCGCAACCTGCACGATAACAGCCACGCTTCTGGGAAATGTAGTCTCAGGCTCATCAGTTATCTCCCTTTTCCGCTACGAAGATTTCAATCCCTGA
- a CDS encoding ATP-binding protein: MIISFSVSNFLSIKEEQVLSFEASSDESYNEYFIREIGKYRLLKMGIIYGANASGKTNILKALDVLRQLVTRSRDADKDIYYTPFLFDDEYKTGNCKMKLEFLVGDEGKYVKHIYELEFNAKEIVNESLKYYPGQQPAMIYNRVKNTNLERGYTLKFSNGSKPKSEEQNILESSTLINNTILSAFNKVNPIIPKTKRVRKWFDYYMTRLLSQENKADEKTADVFFKKSIQRQGILNEFIKKADYNVSKFIISEGNWKFTEDRKDFALKFGELIYSLDESNSAMSNWKNQIDKITQLPITKKELSHVYKVKGELKEGNLPYLLESNGTKRSFELAAPLIENLMKGKIMILDEIESSLHFDLVKYIILVFLANSENSQMLFTTHNLLLLDWDILRHDVIWFTEKKEDGSTDLYSLADFKELNRSNILKRYLSGQFGAKPDIYDYKLNLQDLKEDSSGKKN, encoded by the coding sequence ATGATAATTAGTTTTTCTGTCAGCAATTTTCTTTCCATAAAGGAAGAGCAGGTTTTAAGTTTTGAGGCAAGCAGTGATGAGAGTTATAATGAATACTTTATCCGGGAAATCGGCAAATACAGGCTTCTTAAGATGGGAATCATTTATGGGGCAAATGCCTCTGGCAAGACCAATATTTTAAAAGCACTCGATGTTCTAAGACAGCTTGTGACAAGATCACGTGATGCAGATAAGGATATATATTACACTCCGTTTTTATTTGATGATGAATATAAGACGGGAAACTGCAAAATGAAGCTTGAGTTTCTGGTAGGGGATGAGGGTAAATATGTAAAACACATTTATGAACTGGAATTTAATGCCAAAGAAATAGTAAATGAGTCTTTGAAATATTATCCAGGCCAGCAGCCGGCTATGATTTATAATAGGGTAAAAAATACAAATCTGGAGAGGGGGTACACGTTAAAATTTAGTAATGGTTCAAAACCTAAATCAGAGGAGCAGAATATTCTGGAAAGCAGTACTTTGATCAATAATACAATATTATCAGCTTTTAATAAAGTGAATCCCATAATTCCCAAAACGAAACGTGTGAGAAAATGGTTTGATTACTACATGACACGGTTGTTATCACAGGAAAATAAAGCTGATGAGAAAACAGCTGATGTTTTTTTTAAGAAATCCATACAGAGACAGGGAATTTTAAATGAATTTATAAAAAAAGCTGACTATAATGTTTCTAAATTTATTATTTCAGAAGGAAATTGGAAATTTACAGAAGATAGAAAAGATTTTGCATTAAAATTTGGTGAATTAATTTATTCCTTAGATGAGTCAAACTCTGCGATGTCAAATTGGAAAAACCAAATTGATAAAATAACTCAATTACCAATTACAAAAAAAGAACTTAGTCATGTTTACAAGGTTAAGGGAGAATTAAAGGAGGGTAATTTACCATATCTGCTGGAGTCAAATGGGACTAAACGGAGTTTTGAATTGGCAGCGCCACTTATAGAGAATTTAATGAAGGGTAAAATAATGATATTAGATGAGATAGAATCTTCACTTCATTTTGATTTAGTGAAATATATCATATTAGTATTTCTGGCAAATTCTGAGAATTCGCAGATGCTTTTTACTACCCATAATCTTCTTTTGCTGGACTGGGATATCTTACGTCATGATGTTATCTGGTTTACAGAGAAGAAAGAAGATGGCTCAACAGACTTATATTCTCTGGCAGACTTTAAGGAATTGAATCGTAGTAATATATTGAAAAGATACTTAAGTGGTCAGTTTGGAGCAAAACCAGACATCTATGATTATAAGCTGAATCTGCAGGATCTGAAAGAGGATAGCAGTGGCAAGAAAAATTAA